Proteins found in one Corynebacterium sanguinis genomic segment:
- a CDS encoding DUF4040 family protein gives MLFLLLAVLVATVVSAPFVGRILGRNAGWLLSLPLLGAAVIGAMGYVSPGAGDVHSETVAWIPSLNVDFALRIDGLSVVFLMLVLLIGAGVLAYSARYLHDSKPSFYLLMCGFAAAMSTLVLTDNLVVFYIAWEMTTLCSFFLIANGGEKGYAPAIRTLLVTVGGGLLLLTATVIMCVITGSTQLSVVLADETWTQRPGLTTLVALLVAGAAFTKSAQFPFQAWLPDSMVAIAPVSAYLHAAAMVKAGIYLILRYSPMFAGVDAWHIALVTAGLITSLFGAVTAVKQSDLKALLAYSTMSQLGLLVAVVGIGTQESLTAAIVHTIAHAVFKAALFMSIGIVEHETGTRNFHELRNLRVRMPVTQAIVVISAASMAGVPPFAGFVSKEMLLAAGLSAPHKEALVTLVTGGIVVTSIFTFAYSYRYVLGVLGDRRNQLSGTTKTVGEASPSFFAVPAILAAATVAIGIYPHMLNGPVADAVLATTGEFEDPHLALWHGFNLPLALSALVIACGAVLAWRRWAVSAFLDDFRAPITGVEVIESFRSGTIALGECFTAATGTTSQRRHLSAPLLGLVAIGLVGVFTLGDVPEVVGDRYDPADWMLLFIVTIGTASALKARSRVTVAIVVGTVGFGVTLWFYQLGAADVATTQLMVEILTAVVIVMILNRLPDRFPREKRSNILSSGVLAIAVGVVSTLGVLALTGRREKSEAAQWFLREGPIATGGDNIVNVILVEFRAFDTLGELTVLGVAGITVAVMLRSRPLQPRGKARLNKLSAVSSPENNVVFLRSAARVILPLIAIISVVLFFRGHNSSGGGFVAALVGAGGFALLYLMAPSDKAAKVRWPYMTLIGAGITIGAATGLLGYFEGSYLTPLHAYVFGIHLTTALIFDLGVYLAVLGVILAAINLAGIPADDPGEPEDGIAEAGQGDVGLIIDGEHQPIPAGADPVAEDERTNA, from the coding sequence ATGTTATTTCTCCTCCTCGCAGTACTCGTCGCAACCGTCGTCTCGGCGCCCTTTGTGGGGCGCATCCTCGGCAGGAACGCGGGCTGGCTACTCTCCTTGCCCCTACTGGGCGCGGCCGTTATCGGAGCTATGGGCTACGTCTCACCGGGCGCAGGCGACGTCCATTCCGAAACGGTCGCATGGATCCCGTCGCTGAACGTGGATTTCGCGCTGCGCATCGACGGACTCTCGGTTGTTTTTCTCATGCTGGTGTTGCTTATCGGCGCAGGGGTGCTCGCCTACTCAGCCCGGTACCTGCATGACAGCAAGCCATCTTTCTACCTCCTCATGTGCGGCTTCGCCGCGGCGATGAGCACGCTCGTGCTCACCGACAACCTCGTGGTGTTCTACATCGCGTGGGAGATGACCACGCTCTGTTCCTTCTTCCTCATCGCGAACGGGGGAGAAAAGGGCTACGCGCCCGCGATCCGCACGCTGCTGGTCACAGTAGGGGGCGGTCTTCTCCTGCTCACCGCGACGGTGATCATGTGCGTCATAACTGGCAGCACCCAACTCTCCGTCGTGCTCGCGGATGAGACGTGGACGCAGCGGCCCGGTCTGACCACGCTCGTCGCCCTGCTGGTGGCCGGTGCCGCGTTTACAAAATCAGCCCAGTTTCCCTTCCAAGCCTGGCTGCCCGACTCGATGGTCGCCATCGCCCCGGTCTCTGCGTACCTGCACGCCGCAGCCATGGTCAAGGCCGGGATCTACTTGATCTTGCGCTACTCGCCGATGTTCGCGGGAGTGGACGCGTGGCACATCGCTTTGGTCACGGCAGGCCTCATCACCTCGCTGTTCGGCGCGGTGACGGCAGTGAAGCAGTCGGACCTCAAAGCGCTGCTGGCGTACTCGACCATGTCCCAGCTCGGCCTCCTAGTCGCTGTCGTGGGGATCGGTACGCAGGAATCTCTTACCGCGGCCATTGTGCATACCATCGCACACGCCGTATTCAAGGCAGCACTGTTCATGTCGATCGGCATCGTCGAGCACGAAACAGGAACACGCAACTTCCACGAGCTACGTAATCTACGCGTGCGCATGCCGGTGACGCAGGCAATCGTGGTCATCTCCGCCGCCTCGATGGCGGGTGTGCCTCCGTTTGCCGGGTTTGTCTCCAAGGAAATGCTCCTCGCCGCAGGGCTCTCCGCGCCCCACAAGGAGGCGCTGGTGACCCTGGTTACCGGCGGGATCGTGGTTACCTCCATCTTCACCTTCGCCTACTCCTACCGTTACGTGCTCGGTGTGTTGGGGGACCGGCGCAACCAACTGTCCGGCACGACCAAGACAGTGGGGGAGGCGTCGCCAAGCTTTTTTGCGGTGCCCGCGATCCTGGCGGCCGCGACGGTCGCGATTGGCATCTACCCGCACATGCTCAATGGCCCGGTTGCCGACGCCGTGCTCGCGACCACCGGCGAATTTGAGGACCCGCACCTCGCGCTCTGGCACGGGTTCAACCTGCCGCTCGCGCTCTCGGCCCTGGTCATCGCGTGTGGTGCCGTCCTCGCGTGGCGACGCTGGGCCGTCAGCGCCTTCCTCGACGATTTCCGGGCGCCGATCACCGGAGTCGAAGTGATTGAATCCTTCCGCAGCGGGACGATCGCGCTCGGTGAGTGCTTCACCGCGGCCACCGGAACCACGTCCCAGCGCCGCCACCTCTCCGCCCCGCTATTGGGACTCGTCGCGATTGGCCTCGTGGGGGTGTTCACGCTAGGCGATGTTCCGGAGGTTGTAGGCGACCGCTACGACCCGGCGGACTGGATGCTGCTGTTCATCGTGACCATCGGCACCGCCTCGGCGCTGAAGGCGCGCTCGCGCGTTACCGTGGCAATTGTCGTGGGAACTGTCGGTTTCGGAGTGACGCTGTGGTTCTACCAGCTCGGTGCCGCCGATGTCGCCACGACGCAGCTCATGGTTGAAATCCTCACCGCTGTGGTGATCGTGATGATCCTCAACCGGTTGCCCGACCGATTCCCCCGTGAGAAGCGCTCCAACATCCTGTCCTCCGGCGTTCTCGCCATCGCCGTGGGAGTCGTCTCCACCCTCGGTGTCCTGGCGCTGACGGGCCGGCGCGAGAAATCCGAGGCCGCGCAGTGGTTCCTGCGCGAGGGGCCCATCGCCACCGGCGGCGATAACATTGTCAATGTCATCCTGGTTGAATTCCGCGCCTTCGACACACTCGGTGAGCTCACCGTGCTCGGAGTTGCGGGCATCACAGTGGCCGTGATGCTGCGCTCGCGGCCGCTGCAGCCGCGAGGCAAGGCGCGCCTGAACAAGCTGTCTGCGGTATCAAGCCCGGAAAACAACGTGGTCTTCTTGCGCTCGGCCGCGCGCGTGATCTTGCCGCTGATCGCGATCATCTCCGTCGTGCTGTTCTTCCGCGGGCACAACTCATCCGGCGGTGGCTTTGTCGCCGCTCTCGTGGGTGCGGGCGGGTTCGCACTGCTCTACCTCATGGCCCCCAGCGACAAGGCAGCCAAGGTCCGGTGGCCGTACATGACCCTCATCGGAGCGGGCATCACCATCGGCGCAGCCACCGGTCTGCTCGGCTACTTTGAGGGTTCCTACCTCACCCCGTTGCACGCCTACGTTTTCGGCATCCACCTGACTACCGCGTTGATCTTTGACCTCGGCGTCTACCTCGCGGTCCTCGGTGTCATCCTCGCGGCAATCAACCTCGCCGGAATCCCCGCCGATGACCCAGGTGAACCCGAGGACGGGATCGCCGAGGCCGGCCAAGGCGACGTCGGGCTCATCATCGACGGAGAGCACCAGCCAATACCCGCCGGCGCTGACCCCGTCGCAGAGGACGAAAGGACAAACGCATGA
- a CDS encoding aspartate-semialdehyde dehydrogenase: MTTIAVVGATGQVGRVMREILVSRSFPADKVRFFASPRSAGTKLDFNGVEVVVEDLTQVTAESVSDVDIALFSAGGSTSKQWAPVFAEAGATVVDNSSAWRKDDDVPLVVSEVNPDAAANPVKGIIANPNCTTMAAMPVAKALHDAAGLVALRVASYQAVSGSGLAGVDTLARQVAEIGERAAELTRDGSVMEPSDLGPYTAPIAFNVLPLAGNLVDDGTNETDEEQKLRNESRKILGIPDLKVSGTCVRVPVFTGHTMVVHAEFANPITPAEAQEALAEAPGVKLVDVPTPLQAAGIDESLVGRIRQDQAVEGNRGLVFVVSGDNLRKGAALNTIQIAELLVPAAN, from the coding sequence ATGACCACCATCGCAGTCGTAGGAGCTACCGGCCAGGTCGGCCGTGTCATGCGAGAGATCCTCGTCAGCCGTTCGTTCCCCGCGGACAAGGTGCGCTTCTTCGCGTCCCCGCGCTCCGCGGGAACCAAGCTGGACTTCAACGGCGTCGAGGTCGTGGTGGAGGACCTCACCCAGGTCACCGCCGAGTCCGTCTCCGACGTGGACATTGCGCTGTTCTCCGCCGGGGGGAGCACCTCGAAGCAGTGGGCGCCCGTCTTCGCCGAGGCGGGTGCCACCGTGGTGGACAACTCGTCGGCATGGCGCAAGGACGACGACGTGCCACTGGTGGTCTCCGAGGTCAACCCTGACGCGGCGGCCAACCCGGTAAAGGGCATCATCGCCAACCCGAACTGCACCACGATGGCGGCGATGCCCGTGGCCAAGGCGCTCCACGACGCGGCCGGGCTGGTCGCGCTGCGGGTGGCGTCCTACCAGGCTGTCTCCGGTTCGGGTCTGGCGGGCGTCGATACGCTTGCGCGCCAGGTCGCCGAGATCGGCGAGCGGGCGGCGGAGCTGACGCGCGACGGGTCGGTCATGGAGCCGAGCGACCTCGGGCCGTATACGGCGCCGATCGCGTTCAACGTGCTGCCTCTGGCCGGAAACCTCGTCGACGACGGCACCAACGAGACCGACGAGGAGCAAAAGCTGCGCAACGAGTCGCGCAAGATCCTCGGCATTCCGGATCTCAAGGTGTCGGGGACGTGCGTGCGCGTGCCGGTTTTTACCGGCCACACCATGGTCGTCCACGCCGAGTTCGCCAACCCGATTACGCCCGCTGAGGCGCAGGAGGCTCTCGCGGAGGCGCCGGGAGTCAAGCTTGTCGACGTCCCCACGCCCCTCCAGGCCGCCGGCATCGACGAATCGCTGGTCGGGCGCATCCGCCAAGACCAGGCCGTGGAGGGTAACCGGGGCTTGGTGTTCGTCGTCTCCGGCGACAACCTGCGCAAGGGGGCGGCACTGAACACCATTCAGATTGCGGAGCTGCTCGTCCCCGCGGCGAATTAG
- a CDS encoding YPDG domain-containing protein has protein sequence MKRMKSIASAVTALALGMGVLTAPQAAADPVAENVTQQEAQLEQVQQAPAAQDTTPAPAATAANGDYSENCSVDWNAQTVFPGPTHVSGVTNPLKVGGENSESAGFLTVHGWGDNRRVIAGTVYPVKGATLTITSENGFTGTPSVTTAQDFLWSNNPMFGQYGEKYPNKIALGPVTTNGNTITIALGDLRAYSAIDVRVTGVNTGSVTAKLNGTWNPVDVAGQNGRLENGTPRYSPDCFRPTEESTDGDLSQVCNVNWNAGVIVDRRYQDWTNNGYTQKVAPKLWTDHLGNLEVQHYIAGDLRVRVPVVTNVDINDAVFTVDLPNVGSDWVFEQYINKTFGVINEADYTVQRVPLPTITKFSDGTARATVNIGDMPAKSYFTLILRNPGVNEAKLDELTKPVNGDYSNAVEVKAQLTGTYDYGTEGTDCVPNVANVAYDDSYTNPGDAVNVNLNNEASAPRGTKYEVTNKPDGWAVEINPTTGALKITPPAGTDKGIYDITVTGTTPQGYTFDVPARVHVDCGCQPGKDGVDGKDGKDGKDAFGSSERCTAAALTVGLPLLLLIPFGLASQLNIPGLTAVSDQFGAQLAEANTRLQQQLGIYDEQTAQFVAQFNAQFGGLGANLAPLAGGLALVAAGLLAANHIADNCRPGADDEDAAEPSSFGSTESGMSSQLS, from the coding sequence ATGAAGAGGATGAAGTCAATCGCGAGCGCGGTCACCGCGCTCGCGCTGGGCATGGGGGTGCTGACGGCTCCGCAGGCAGCTGCGGACCCCGTCGCAGAGAACGTCACCCAGCAGGAGGCGCAGCTGGAGCAGGTCCAGCAGGCCCCCGCAGCGCAGGACACCACACCTGCTCCGGCGGCCACCGCCGCTAACGGCGACTACTCGGAGAATTGCTCCGTGGACTGGAACGCGCAAACCGTGTTCCCCGGGCCCACTCACGTCAGCGGCGTCACCAACCCGCTGAAGGTCGGCGGCGAGAACTCCGAATCGGCGGGCTTCCTGACCGTGCACGGCTGGGGAGACAACCGGCGCGTCATCGCCGGCACCGTGTACCCGGTCAAGGGTGCCACGCTCACCATCACCTCCGAGAATGGCTTCACGGGCACCCCGTCCGTGACCACCGCCCAGGACTTCCTCTGGTCGAACAATCCCATGTTCGGCCAGTACGGCGAGAAGTACCCGAACAAGATCGCCCTGGGCCCGGTCACCACGAACGGCAACACCATCACCATCGCGCTCGGCGATCTGCGCGCGTACTCCGCCATCGACGTGCGCGTGACGGGCGTGAACACCGGTTCCGTGACCGCCAAGCTCAACGGCACATGGAACCCCGTGGACGTCGCGGGCCAGAACGGTCGCCTCGAAAATGGCACACCTCGCTACTCCCCGGACTGCTTCCGCCCGACCGAGGAATCCACGGACGGAGACCTGTCCCAGGTCTGCAACGTGAACTGGAACGCCGGGGTGATTGTGGATCGCCGCTACCAGGACTGGACCAACAACGGATACACCCAGAAGGTCGCGCCGAAGCTGTGGACTGACCACCTCGGCAACCTCGAGGTCCAGCACTACATCGCCGGCGACCTGCGTGTGCGCGTCCCCGTCGTCACCAACGTCGACATCAACGACGCCGTGTTCACCGTCGACCTTCCCAACGTCGGCTCCGACTGGGTGTTCGAGCAGTACATCAATAAGACTTTCGGCGTGATCAACGAGGCTGACTACACCGTGCAAAGGGTGCCGCTGCCGACCATCACGAAGTTCTCCGATGGAACCGCCCGCGCCACCGTCAACATCGGCGACATGCCGGCGAAATCCTACTTCACCCTGATCCTGCGCAACCCGGGGGTCAACGAGGCCAAGCTCGACGAGCTGACCAAGCCCGTCAACGGCGACTACAGCAACGCTGTCGAGGTCAAGGCGCAGCTGACCGGTACCTACGACTACGGCACCGAGGGCACGGACTGCGTGCCGAACGTCGCCAACGTCGCGTACGACGACTCCTACACCAACCCCGGAGACGCCGTCAACGTCAACCTGAACAACGAGGCGAGCGCACCGCGCGGAACCAAGTACGAGGTCACGAACAAGCCCGATGGTTGGGCTGTCGAGATCAACCCGACCACCGGTGCTCTGAAGATCACGCCGCCGGCGGGCACCGACAAGGGTATCTACGACATCACCGTCACGGGCACCACTCCGCAGGGGTACACGTTCGACGTCCCGGCACGCGTCCACGTCGACTGCGGCTGCCAGCCCGGTAAGGACGGCGTCGACGGCAAGGACGGCAAGGACGGCAAGGATGCCTTCGGAAGCTCCGAGCGCTGCACGGCCGCTGCCCTGACTGTCGGCCTGCCCCTGCTCCTCCTGATCCCGTTCGGCCTGGCTTCCCAGCTCAACATCCCGGGCCTGACCGCTGTGTCCGACCAGTTCGGTGCGCAGCTGGCAGAAGCTAACACCCGACTGCAGCAGCAGCTCGGCATCTACGACGAGCAGACTGCGCAGTTCGTGGCTCAGTTCAACGCTCAATTCGGTGGGCTGGGCGCAAACCTCGCCCCGCTCGCGGGTGGCCTGGCGCTCGTCGCCGCCGGCCTGCTGGCCGCGAACCACATCGCCGACAACTGCCGCCCCGGCGCTGACGACGAGGACGCCGCTGAGCCGTCCTCCTTCGGCAGCACCGAGTCCGGCATGAGCTCCCAGCTCAGCTAG
- a CDS encoding sodium:proton antiporter, which yields MILALSVGILMAGAVYLMMRPDMFRITIGFVMLSHAANLVIMSAGGVSWRGEPFGAHDDTTTAADPLPQAFVLTAIVISFSITIVMLVSSVVGKPGDATRADDDVSRESPRRPDADDVDELYHELAPDARATPEVGEKTR from the coding sequence ATGATCCTGGCACTGTCAGTGGGCATACTCATGGCGGGGGCCGTCTACCTCATGATGCGGCCCGACATGTTCCGCATAACCATCGGTTTCGTCATGCTCAGCCACGCCGCCAATCTGGTGATTATGTCTGCGGGGGGCGTGTCGTGGCGGGGTGAACCTTTCGGGGCACACGACGACACGACAACGGCCGCCGATCCGCTGCCTCAGGCATTCGTGCTCACCGCCATTGTCATCTCCTTTTCCATCACCATCGTCATGCTCGTTTCATCCGTCGTGGGCAAACCGGGAGACGCAACTCGGGCGGATGACGACGTTTCCCGCGAATCGCCCCGGCGCCCCGATGCGGACGATGTCGACGAGCTCTATCACGAGCTCGCACCCGATGCCCGCGCAACGCCCGAGGTAGGGGAGAAGACGCGATGA
- a CDS encoding catalase, which yields MAEQSKAEDIVARGERPAGKGKTTRPSGQPVASENISITAGPQGPNVLNDIHLIEKLAHFNRENVPERIPHAKGHGAFGELHITEDVSQYTKAKLFQPGTVTPMAARFSTVAGEAGSPDTWRDVHGFALRFYTEDGNYDIVGNNTPTFFLRDGMKFADFIHSQKRQPHTGLRDDEMQWDFWSRTPESAHQVTYLMGDRGTPKTSRHQDGFGSHTFQWVNEEGKAVWIKYHFKTRQGWETFTDEEATEMAGKNADHHRQDLFDAIERGDYPIWDVKVQIMPFEEAENYRFNPFDLTKIWSQKDYPLVEVGYFVLNRNPKNFHAQIEQIALDPGNLVPGVGLSPDRMLQARAWAYADQHRYRIGPNYKDLPVNRPINEVNTYAERGPMAYFFNNEGEQNYTPNNTEKGAGYLDNNEDSSSNHTTYGQASDLYVNPDPHGTDLTRAAYVKHAEDDDFGQARTLYTEVFDDAARERFVHNVSNKMLPIQNKDIEERTFAYWGNVDADLEQKLRSEVARKRQDADKQEKEEQSSVF from the coding sequence ATGGCAGAGCAATCAAAGGCAGAGGACATCGTCGCACGCGGCGAGCGCCCCGCCGGTAAAGGCAAGACCACCCGCCCGAGCGGCCAGCCGGTCGCGTCCGAAAACATCTCGATCACGGCCGGCCCGCAGGGCCCGAATGTCCTCAACGACATTCACCTGATTGAGAAGCTCGCGCACTTCAACCGCGAGAACGTTCCGGAGCGCATCCCCCACGCCAAGGGCCACGGAGCTTTCGGTGAGCTCCACATCACCGAGGACGTTTCCCAGTACACTAAGGCGAAGCTGTTCCAGCCGGGCACGGTCACTCCGATGGCTGCTCGCTTCTCCACCGTTGCCGGTGAAGCCGGCTCCCCGGACACCTGGCGCGACGTCCACGGCTTCGCGCTGCGTTTCTACACCGAGGACGGCAACTACGACATCGTGGGCAACAACACCCCGACGTTCTTCCTCCGCGACGGCATGAAGTTCGCCGACTTCATCCACTCCCAGAAGCGCCAGCCCCACACCGGCCTGCGCGACGACGAGATGCAGTGGGATTTCTGGTCCCGCACCCCGGAGTCCGCTCACCAGGTGACCTACCTGATGGGTGACCGTGGCACCCCGAAGACCTCCCGCCACCAGGACGGCTTCGGCTCCCACACCTTCCAGTGGGTCAACGAAGAGGGCAAGGCCGTGTGGATCAAGTACCACTTCAAGACCCGCCAGGGTTGGGAGACCTTCACCGACGAGGAAGCCACGGAGATGGCCGGCAAGAACGCCGACCACCACCGCCAGGACCTCTTCGACGCGATTGAGCGCGGCGACTACCCGATCTGGGACGTCAAGGTTCAGATCATGCCGTTCGAGGAGGCGGAGAACTACCGCTTCAACCCGTTCGACCTGACCAAGATCTGGTCCCAGAAGGACTACCCGCTGGTCGAGGTGGGCTACTTCGTGCTCAACCGCAACCCGAAGAACTTCCACGCACAGATCGAGCAGATCGCGCTCGATCCGGGCAACCTGGTGCCGGGCGTCGGCCTGTCCCCGGACCGCATGCTTCAGGCACGCGCGTGGGCGTACGCTGACCAGCACCGCTACCGCATCGGCCCGAACTACAAGGACCTGCCGGTCAACCGCCCGATCAACGAGGTCAACACCTACGCGGAGCGCGGCCCGATGGCGTACTTCTTCAACAACGAGGGTGAGCAAAACTACACTCCGAACAACACGGAGAAGGGTGCAGGCTACCTGGACAACAACGAGGACTCCTCCTCGAACCACACCACCTACGGGCAGGCCAGCGACCTCTACGTCAACCCGGACCCGCACGGCACCGACCTGACCCGCGCGGCGTACGTCAAGCACGCCGAGGACGACGACTTCGGCCAGGCACGTACCCTCTACACCGAGGTGTTCGACGACGCAGCGCGCGAGCGTTTCGTGCACAACGTCTCCAACAAGATGCTTCCGATCCAGAACAAGGACATCGAGGAGCGCACCTTCGCTTACTGGGGCAACGTCGATGCAGACCTCGAGCAGAAGCTTCGCTCCGAGGTTGCGCGCAAGCGCCAGGATGCCGATAAGCAGGAGAAGGAAGAGCAGTCCTCCGTCTTCTAA
- a CDS encoding RNA polymerase sigma factor, with protein MVRGLPCLGNEDQDSVRFHLIMGPILLLVWFSAVSSRDSVDPVDTVTELALRAGRGDKSALTQFIEATQGDVWRFLAHLAGREQADDLTQETYLRVLGALPRFAGRSSARTWLLTLARRVWIDSIRHDLARPRKSITQYDDVAAQKPSPDNPNTWSEVIDARTLLDALPAERREAIVLTQVLGYTYEEAARIAGVRIGTIRSRVARARRDLLAATEDPRDADS; from the coding sequence ATGGTACGTGGGCTCCCCTGCCTCGGCAACGAAGACCAGGATTCTGTGCGGTTTCACCTAATCATGGGCCCGATTCTGCTGCTGGTATGGTTTTCTGCTGTGAGCAGCCGGGACTCTGTCGACCCTGTCGATACCGTCACTGAGCTGGCCCTGCGAGCCGGCCGGGGGGATAAAAGCGCGCTGACTCAGTTCATCGAGGCCACGCAGGGCGACGTGTGGCGCTTTCTGGCCCACCTCGCGGGCCGCGAGCAGGCCGACGACCTGACCCAGGAAACGTACCTGCGCGTGCTGGGAGCGCTGCCCAGGTTCGCCGGGCGCTCGTCGGCACGCACGTGGCTGCTCACGCTCGCGCGACGGGTGTGGATCGATTCGATTCGCCACGACTTGGCGCGCCCGCGGAAGTCAATCACGCAGTACGACGATGTCGCGGCGCAAAAACCCAGCCCGGACAACCCCAACACCTGGTCCGAGGTCATCGACGCGCGCACGCTTCTCGACGCCCTGCCCGCCGAGCGTCGGGAAGCTATCGTGCTCACCCAGGTCTTGGGCTACACCTACGAGGAGGCGGCCCGGATCGCGGGCGTGCGCATCGGCACGATCCGCTCACGCGTCGCACGCGCTCGGCGCGACCTTCTCGCCGCGACGGAAGATCCCCGCGACGCGGACAGCTAG